The proteins below are encoded in one region of Girardinichthys multiradiatus isolate DD_20200921_A chromosome 19, DD_fGirMul_XY1, whole genome shotgun sequence:
- the LOC124855584 gene encoding uncharacterized protein LOC124855584, with protein MVHSSENFQNDSPPSSFSLGLSSFQTLLHGNPSYPARFLSVSRSPLALLSASLPSTDRKKLGHKRDIEIQTVKIVKEFTHLMSVDLYSFYEGLDGNLQKLLLLYRSRRFDGNKEMMALLDSLDRDPSNQRKRTAVLLGLPCCMKEKLFPLLKMCEPTDCEDDLIKGMLAGILLVLEDVSEPLPSSYQDVAIVLEANIVIRHLCDLPSAFMTLMGLMYVLNLNYPKDLKYTFEVIQRLFLGIGSDSCSARVHSLKNTLFK; from the exons ATGGTACACTCGTCAGAAAATTTTCAGAATGATTCGCCGCCATCTTCTTTCTCGCTGGGTCTCTCATCCTTCCAGA CTTTACTTCATGGTAACCCCTCCTATCCCGCTCGCTTTTTGTCCGTTTCCCGCTCTCCCCTTGCTCTGCTGTCGGCTAGCCTGCCTtcgacagacagaaaaaaacttggACACAAGAGGGATATAGAGATACAAACTGTAAAG ATTGTCAAGGAATTCACCCATTTGATGTCAGTGGACCTCTATTCATTCTATGAAGGACTAGATGGAAATCTCCAGAAACTGCTTCTGCTGTATAGGTCAAGGCGTTTTGATGGAAATAAGGAAATGATGGCCTTGCTGGACAGTCTTGACAGGGAT CCATCAAACCAAAGAAAAAGAACAGCTGTGTTGCTGGGTCTACCATGTTGCATGAAAGAGAAACTTTTCCCGCTCTTAAAGATGTGTGAG CCAACAGACTGTGAAGATGATCTCATCAAGGGAATGCTGGCAGGAATCCTTCTTGTCTTGGAAGATGTGAGTGAACCACTTCCGTCCTCCTACCAGGATGTTGCCATTGTGCTTGAGGCAAACATTGTGATTCGTCACCTATGTGATCTACCCAGCGCTTTTATGACACTGATGGGACTGATGTATGTACTGAACTTGAACTATCCCAAGGACCTAAAATACACTTTTGAAGTAATCCAGCGTCTTTTCTTGGGAATTGGAAGCGACTCGTGCTCTGCTAGGGTCCATTCCTTAAAAAATACCCTTTTCAAATGA